The following are from one region of the Vicinamibacterales bacterium genome:
- a CDS encoding DNA internalization-related competence protein ComEC/Rec2, producing MTAPALLAAVPLLLGVLAGSWLTPSPAWLAVALVATWTLCATTTWVRPRRETVAALGRAAALASACAGSGLAGATLGSTAQRQADRPSLLAAYDTAIADRPVHLTGVLRDDASAARTGVSLTLDVITLEGRPIDGGVRLSIAGGLALQNAAAWRAGRTLALDAALREPLDYRDPGVPSDQARLARQGIALIGSVKSAALVSVVSHGSLITESAAWLRDFVRAGTADAVGRWSPVSAGVVTAILIGDRTGLSPEDERRLQEAGTYHVIAISGGNIALLTALIIAAGRAARLPARPTAAASIGLLAFYGYAAGLAPSVLRATVAGMIYLTARAADHRGAAINAVAVAATVACVTAPLSVLDPGFILSFGATLAIVIAVNRFMPRRAARRAPRPSLPRRVLGAVGMAAAGLGAATLCAELALAPVGASLFGRVSLAGLVLNFAAIPLMEIIQTAGLAAVVLDAVAPRLAALPGWVAHIGTAGLLQSAALVDHAPWLVRDVPPPAWWLIAAWYAAWSVAIAARRRVSRMSAAAVGALAGVLMLWGAPSLRATRVRAPPPGWTRYVVLDVGQGDATLIEPAGAAPMLVDAGGAPGSTFDLGRRVTLPALWAFGVQRLGALVLTHGDPDHIGGAPPLLRALAPRAIWVGVPVPRHEPLQRLQAAASAAGIPWLSRRAGESITAGAVTLRVLNPPLPEWERQRVRNDDSVVLEARIGGVAVLLPGDISQAVEPDVLAHFEAAPLVVVKAPHHGSAGSSAPRFVATLRPALVVFSAGRRNPFGHPAAAVVERYRAAGALIFSTAEDGAIVLDTDGTRVEVWCPATGRKASLALTDR from the coding sequence ATGACTGCGCCAGCCCTGCTCGCTGCCGTTCCGCTCCTGCTCGGCGTGCTCGCCGGATCGTGGCTCACGCCCTCACCGGCCTGGCTCGCCGTCGCCCTCGTGGCGACCTGGACGCTCTGCGCGACGACGACCTGGGTGCGTCCGCGCCGCGAGACCGTCGCGGCGCTGGGCCGCGCGGCGGCGCTGGCATCGGCGTGCGCCGGCAGCGGCCTCGCCGGCGCGACGCTCGGGTCAACAGCGCAGCGGCAGGCGGACCGGCCGTCGCTGCTGGCGGCGTACGACACTGCCATCGCGGATCGGCCGGTGCATCTCACTGGCGTTCTCCGAGACGACGCTTCGGCCGCGCGGACGGGCGTGAGCCTGACGCTCGACGTGATCACGCTGGAGGGACGCCCGATCGACGGCGGCGTGCGCCTGTCGATCGCGGGCGGACTGGCGCTGCAGAACGCGGCCGCCTGGCGCGCCGGCCGGACGCTGGCGCTCGACGCGGCATTGCGCGAGCCGCTGGACTATCGTGATCCCGGCGTGCCGAGCGATCAGGCGCGGCTGGCCCGGCAGGGGATTGCGCTGATCGGATCCGTCAAGAGCGCGGCGCTCGTATCGGTCGTGTCACACGGATCGCTGATCACCGAATCGGCCGCATGGCTGCGCGACTTCGTGCGCGCCGGCACCGCCGACGCGGTCGGCCGATGGAGCCCGGTCTCGGCTGGCGTGGTGACCGCGATCCTGATCGGCGATCGCACCGGGTTGTCGCCGGAAGACGAACGCCGCCTGCAGGAGGCCGGCACCTATCATGTCATCGCGATCTCGGGCGGCAACATCGCGCTCCTGACCGCGCTCATCATCGCGGCCGGGCGTGCCGCGCGGCTGCCAGCGAGGCCCACCGCCGCGGCGTCGATCGGCCTGCTCGCGTTCTATGGGTATGCCGCGGGTCTCGCGCCATCGGTTCTCCGCGCCACCGTAGCGGGCATGATCTACCTGACGGCCCGCGCCGCGGATCATCGCGGGGCGGCGATCAACGCCGTCGCGGTCGCGGCGACGGTCGCCTGCGTGACGGCGCCGTTGAGCGTGCTCGATCCCGGATTCATTCTGTCGTTCGGCGCGACCCTGGCGATCGTGATCGCAGTCAACCGTTTCATGCCCAGACGGGCAGCGCGGAGGGCGCCGAGGCCCAGCCTGCCGCGGCGTGTGCTCGGTGCGGTCGGGATGGCGGCGGCGGGCCTTGGTGCGGCGACGCTCTGTGCGGAACTGGCGCTGGCGCCGGTCGGCGCATCGCTCTTCGGGCGCGTCAGCCTCGCGGGTCTCGTCCTGAACTTTGCGGCGATTCCGTTGATGGAGATCATCCAGACGGCTGGCCTGGCAGCGGTCGTGCTCGACGCGGTCGCGCCGCGGCTCGCCGCGCTGCCGGGCTGGGTTGCGCACATCGGGACGGCGGGGCTCCTCCAGTCGGCCGCACTCGTCGACCACGCGCCGTGGCTCGTCCGCGACGTGCCGCCGCCGGCGTGGTGGCTGATCGCGGCGTGGTATGCAGCCTGGAGCGTGGCGATCGCCGCCAGACGCCGCGTGTCGAGGATGTCGGCGGCGGCGGTCGGGGCCCTCGCCGGTGTGCTGATGCTGTGGGGCGCGCCGTCGCTGCGGGCGACACGGGTGCGCGCGCCGCCGCCAGGCTGGACCCGCTACGTCGTACTCGATGTTGGACAGGGGGACGCCACGCTGATCGAGCCCGCCGGTGCCGCGCCGATGCTCGTCGACGCGGGCGGCGCTCCCGGGTCGACGTTCGATCTGGGGCGCCGGGTGACACTGCCGGCGCTGTGGGCGTTCGGCGTTCAGCGCCTCGGGGCACTCGTCCTGACGCACGGCGATCCCGACCACATCGGCGGCGCGCCGCCGCTCCTGCGCGCGCTGGCTCCGCGGGCGATCTGGGTCGGTGTGCCGGTCCCGCGGCATGAGCCGCTGCAGCGCTTGCAGGCGGCCGCGTCGGCGGCGGGGATCCCGTGGCTGTCGCGCCGGGCGGGCGAATCGATCACCGCCGGAGCCGTCACCCTGCGGGTGCTCAATCCGCCGCTACCCGAGTGGGAGCGCCAGCGCGTGCGCAACGACGACTCGGTCGTGCTCGAGGCGCGTATCGGCGGCGTCGCCGTGCTGCTCCCCGGCGACATCTCGCAGGCCGTCGAACCGGACGTCCTGGCGCATTTCGAAGCCGCACCGCTCGTCGTGGTGAAGGCGCCGCATCATGGCAGCGCCGGAAGCAGTGCTCCGCGCTTCGTCGCCACGCTCCGTCCCGCCCTTGTCGTGTTCAGCGCCGGGCGGCGCAACCCGTTCGGCCATCCTGCGGCGGCGGTCGTCGAGCGCTACCGCGCGGCGGGCGCGCTCATCTTCAGCACCGCCGAGGACGGCGCGATTGTGCTCGACACCGACGGCACCCGCGTCGAGGTGTGGTGCCCGGCCACCGGCAGAAAGGCGTCGCTCGCTCTCACAGACCGCTGA